From a single Oreochromis niloticus isolate F11D_XX linkage group LG4, O_niloticus_UMD_NMBU, whole genome shotgun sequence genomic region:
- the swsap1 gene encoding ATPase SWSAP1, with translation MADILTLVFRTFMSQSGLKKDVKVITPSPTTCSTLVVGDHSLSRSVLLLASVTAAAEMGIKVMFFTQTQIQSLPVSLQRCVPNLSPESLKKIKFCYPRTVEELLQQVASLHEPTNTSPTPPSLIIVDRLESFLSGPGGSSQSGFHPEEKSCAAHIAALLCDTAAFLTQVLEQRGSSSAPCRIIASFLPEVNAGGDPSATDPILDVLDRYFQVRCTLDQDRGYEATAAAVQEVWHVYLSGRGITDPSFTEDYNDRPGVVQEWKLFIFPDGLMEFKLV, from the exons ATGGCTGATATTTTGACACTCGTTTTTCGGACTTTTATGTCACAATCCGGTTTAAAGAAGGACGTCAAAGTTATTACTCCGTCACCAACGACTTGCAGCACCCTGGTGGTCGGAGACCACAGCCTCAGCCGCTCCGTGCTGCTTTTGGCTTCCGTGACAGCTGCCGCGGAGATGGGCATAAAAGTGATGTTCTTCACCCAGACTCAGATCCAGAGCCTTCCAGTGTCTCTGCAGAGATGTGTTCCCAACCTGAGCCCAGAAAGTCTAAAG AAAATCAAGTTTTGCTATCCCAGGACAGTGGAGGAACTCCTCCAGCAGGTGGCCAGCCTTCATGAGCCTACCAACACGTCCCCCACACCTCCTTCACTCATCATAGTTGACAGACTGGAAAGCTTCCTGTCTGGTCCTGGGGGCAGCAGCCAAAGTGGATTTCACCCTGAGGAGAAGTCTTGCGCTGCGCACATTGCTGCACTGCTGTGTGACACTGCTGCCTTTCTCACGCAAGTCCTGGAACAGCGGGGTTCAAGTTCAGCCCCCTGCCGCATTATTGCCTCTTTCTTGCCTGAGGTGAACGCCGGTGGGGATCCATCTGCAACCGATCCTATCCTTGATGTACTTGACCGCTATTTCCAGGTACGCTGTACTCTGGACCAGGACAGAGGCTATGAAGCTACAGCAGCTGCAGTACAGGAAGTGTGGCACGTTTACCTTTCCGGGAGAGGAATCACAGACCCTTCTTTTACTGAAGACTATAATGACAGGCCAGGTGTAGTCCAAGAGTGGAAGCTCTTCATTTTTCCTGATGGTTTAATGGAGTTTAAGTTGGTCTGA
- the epor gene encoding erythropoietin receptor — translation MICEILSRLLALCAIACVARAGSTLQDARDFEEKVSILLKEESETPKCFAEGRKDFTCFWEEDEERAGSVDQYSFTYTYQNENSSRCPLRAVPTAGGKMLFVCHLNRIPMFVQMDIQVHREGILIHNRSLLIELVFLLDPPANVTVSSTGQQGQLNVTWVPPPLKYMDDSMMYEVFYSLADSHIGKVEVARARSEYILRGLQSSRKYKVQVRVKLDGVSYNGYWSAWSDPVFMETLPAEFDPLIISLTLIISFIFIVLCLAMLLSHHRFLIKKIWPAIPTPDSKFQGLFTIYGGNFQEWLGQTNGSLWLTPAFIYSEECPSPLEVLSELSLCPSMPSPPLPPKASRALSAVRNEGRELRNGLEERALLVRDNLDGKTDGERAAPHHHLLLDRLRALHQHQVPCSQSSLLESQDTYVTLSANNNSDDERVDRNLEEALPLEAPFPSGNTALCESHSDLGSAPQSSGSGCISSQSSFEYPNHAWMAKGPGYTYMAVADSGVSMDYSPMSRVDENGKVPVYTNEYKNAIPAHRKPFLVRQYPVHDDG, via the exons ATGATATGTGAGATTCTGAGTAGACTGTTGGCACTTTGCGCAATAGCCTGCGTCGCGCGAGCGGGTTCCACCCTCCAAGACGCACGAGATTTCGAGGAGAAAG TGTCCATTCTCCTGAAAGAAGAATCAGAAACCCCCAAATGCTTTGCTGAAGGGAGGAAGGACTTCACGTGCTTCtgggaggaagatgaggagagAGCTGGCTCTGTGGATCAGTACTCCTTTACATATACCTACCA aaatgaaaacagcagcaggtgCCCCCTCAGAGCCGTCCCTACAGCAGGTGGGAAAATGCTGTTTGTCTGTCATCTGAACCGAATTCCGATGTTTGTCCAAATGGACATCCAAGTTCATCGGGAGGGAATACTGATACACAATCGCAGCCTCCTCATCGAACTCGTCT TTCTTCTGGACCCTCCTGCTAATGTAACGGTGAGCAGCACGGGTCAGCAAGGCCAGCTGAATGTCACCTGGGTGCCACCTCCTCTGAAGTATATGGATGACAGCATGATGTATGAGGTCTTCTATTCTCTGGCTGACAGCCACATCGGGAAG GTTGAAGTGGCCCGGGCACGTTCAGAATATATTTTGAGAGGCCTGCAGTCCAGTAGAAAGTACAAGGTTCAAGTCCGTGTAAAACTGGATGGAGTTAGCTACAATGGCTACTGGAGTGCTTGGAGTGACCCAGTGTTCATGGAAACTCTTCCTGCAG AATTTGATCCGCTCATCATCTCCTTGACGCTCATCATCTCTTTCATCTTCATTGTCCTGTGTCTTGCTATGCTCCTGTCCCATCATAG GTTCCTTATAAAGAAGATTTGGCCAGCTATTCCAACTCCTGACAGCAAATTTCAGGGGCTTTTTACCATTTATGGTGGGAACTTTCAG GAGTGGTTAGGACAAACCAACGGAAGTTTGTGGTTGACGCCAGCTTTCATCTACTCAGAAGAATGCCCCTCTCCTCTGGAAGTACTCTCAGAACTGAGCCTATGCCCCTCAATGCCCTCCCCACCTCTGCCACCCAAGGCCTCTAGAGCTTTGAGTGCAGTCAGGAATGAAGGCAGGGAATTGAGAAATGGGCTTGAAGAGAGAGCACTGTTGGTCAGAGACAATTTAGATGGCAAGACAGATGGGGAAAGAGCCGCACCGCACCACCACTTGTTATTGGACCGCTTGCGGGCACTCCATCAGCACCAGGTTCCCTGCTCGCAGTCTTCTCTGCTGGAGTCTCAAGACACCTACGTCACCCTCAGTGCCAACAACAACAGTGACGATGAGCGCGTGGATAGAAACCTCGAGGAAGCCTTGCCCCTTGAGGCTCCTTTTCCCTCTGGaaatacagctttgtgtgaatCTCACTCTGACCTGGGATCAGCGCCTCAAAGCTCTGGATCAGGTTGCATTTCTTCCCAGTCCAGTTTTGAGTACCCAAACCATGCCTGGATGGCCAAAGGCCCCGGGTATACCTACATGGCAGTGGCAGACTCTGGGGTCTCAATGGACTATAGCCCCATGAGCAGAGTTGATGAAAATGGAAAAGTGCCTGTCTACACCAACGAGTACAAGAATGCGATCCCTGCTCACAGGAAACCCTTCTTGGTGAGGCAGTACCCTGTCCATGATGATGGCTGA
- the rab3db gene encoding RAB3D, member RAS oncogene family, b isoform X2 has protein sequence MASTESRLQQQPSQKDAADQNFDYMFKLLIIGNSSVGKTSFLFRYADDSFTSAFVSTVGIDFKVKTVFRNDKRIKLQIWDTAGQERYRTITTAYYRGAMGFLLMYDITNQDSFNAVQDWATQIKTYSWDNAQVILVGNKCDLEDDRLIPTEDGQRLAEELGFQFFEASAKDNINVKQVFERLVDVICEKMNESMEGDANLIANHSNQGLKDSPSESHGGCAC, from the exons ATGGCATCAACTGAGTCGCGGCTCCAGCAGCAGCCCTCGCAGAAGGATGCGGCCGACCAGAACTTTGACTACATGTTCAAGCTGCTGATCATTGGCAACAGCAGCGTGGGGAAAACTTCCTTCTTGTTCCGCTATGCGGACGACTCCTTCACCTCCGCTTTCGTCAGCACTGTGGGCATCGACTTCAAGGTCAAGACTGTCTTCCGCAATGACAAGAGGATCAAGTTGCAGATCTGG GACACGGCAGGGCAAGAACGCTATCGTACCATCACCACAGCCTACTACAGAGGAGCCATGGGCTTCCTGCTCATGTATGATATCACTAACCAGGACTCCTTCAACGCAGTTCAGGACTG ggcAACACAAATCAAGACATACTCGTGGGACAATGCTCAGGTGATCCTGGTTGGTAACAAGTGTGACCTGGAGGATGACAGGCTTATACCCACAGAGGATGGCCAGCGACTGGCTGAGGAGCTAG GTTTTCAGTTCTTTGAGGCCAGTGCCAAGGACAACATCAACGTCAAGCAGGTGTTTGAGCGTCTAGTGGATGTTATCTGTGAGAAGATGAACGAGAGCATGGAAGGAGATGCCAACCTCATAGCCAACCACAGCAACCAGGGCCTTAAAGACTCACCTTCAGAGAGCCACGGAGGCTGTGCTTGCTAA
- the rab3db gene encoding RAB3D, member RAS oncogene family, b isoform X1: MLQMASTESRLQQQPSQKDAADQNFDYMFKLLIIGNSSVGKTSFLFRYADDSFTSAFVSTVGIDFKVKTVFRNDKRIKLQIWDTAGQERYRTITTAYYRGAMGFLLMYDITNQDSFNAVQDWATQIKTYSWDNAQVILVGNKCDLEDDRLIPTEDGQRLAEELGFQFFEASAKDNINVKQVFERLVDVICEKMNESMEGDANLIANHSNQGLKDSPSESHGGCAC, translated from the exons ATGCTCCAGATGGCATCAACTGAGTCGCGGCTCCAGCAGCAGCCCTCGCAGAAGGATGCGGCCGACCAGAACTTTGACTACATGTTCAAGCTGCTGATCATTGGCAACAGCAGCGTGGGGAAAACTTCCTTCTTGTTCCGCTATGCGGACGACTCCTTCACCTCCGCTTTCGTCAGCACTGTGGGCATCGACTTCAAGGTCAAGACTGTCTTCCGCAATGACAAGAGGATCAAGTTGCAGATCTGG GACACGGCAGGGCAAGAACGCTATCGTACCATCACCACAGCCTACTACAGAGGAGCCATGGGCTTCCTGCTCATGTATGATATCACTAACCAGGACTCCTTCAACGCAGTTCAGGACTG ggcAACACAAATCAAGACATACTCGTGGGACAATGCTCAGGTGATCCTGGTTGGTAACAAGTGTGACCTGGAGGATGACAGGCTTATACCCACAGAGGATGGCCAGCGACTGGCTGAGGAGCTAG GTTTTCAGTTCTTTGAGGCCAGTGCCAAGGACAACATCAACGTCAAGCAGGTGTTTGAGCGTCTAGTGGATGTTATCTGTGAGAAGATGAACGAGAGCATGGAAGGAGATGCCAACCTCATAGCCAACCACAGCAACCAGGGCCTTAAAGACTCACCTTCAGAGAGCCACGGAGGCTGTGCTTGCTAA
- the tmem205 gene encoding transmembrane protein 205, which yields MVTEGEPTDFVKVLHLLVLSFTWGMQLWVSFIAGFVLIRQVTRHTFGLVQSKLFPVYFYCVLGSNFVSLAVYAVYHPRELLDWHESVQMLLFFVALITAGLNAQWFGPETTELMFLMREVEKEHNLGEEIGLGSQKEAYAKLKEQDPKYKAYRSKFGSYHGLSSLCNLIGFLCTTTNLVYTALNLATI from the exons ATGGTGACGGAGGGGGAGCCAACAGATTTTGTCAAAGTGTTGCACCTCCTGGTTCTCTCTTTCACCTGGGGCATGCAGCTCTGGGTTTCCTTCATTGCAG GCTTTGTGTTGATTCGGCAGGTAACTCGGCACACCTTCGGCCTGGTGCAGAGTAAGCTTTTCCCGGTGTACTTCTACTGTGTGCTGGGAAGTAactttgtcagcctggctgtGTATGCTGTGTACCACCCCAGAGAGTTGCTGGACTGGCATGAAAGTGTACAG ATGCTTCTGTTCTTCGTGGCGCTGATCACTGCAGGTCTGAACGCCCAGTGGTTTGGCCCAGAGACCACTGAGCTGATGTTCCTGATGAGGGAGGTAGAGAAGGAGCACAACCTCGGGGAAGAGATCGGCCTGGGCAGCCAGAAAGAGGCTTACGCCAAGCTCAAAGAGCAGGATCCCAAGTACAAAGCCTACAGGAGCAAGTTTGGCAGTTACCATGGGTTGTCCAGCCTCTGCAACCTGATAGGATTCCTCTGCACCACGACTAATTTGGTCTACACAGCTTTGAATTTAGCCACCATTTAA
- the elof1 gene encoding transcription elongation factor 1 homolog: protein MGRRKSKRKPPPKKKMTGNLDTQFTCPFCNHEKSCDVKMERTRNTGIISCSVCLEEFQTPITYLSEPVDVYSDWIDACEAANQ, encoded by the exons ATGGGCCGCAGAAAGTCGAAAAGAAAGCCACCTCCCAAGAAGAAAATGACAGGGAACCTGGACACCCAGTTCACTTGCCCTTTTTGCAATCACGAGAAATCCTGCGATGTCAAAAT GGAACGAACCCGGAACACAGGAATTATATCCTGCAGCGTTTGCTTGGAGGAGTTTCAGACTCCCATAACAT ATCTGTCCGAGCCGGTGGACGTCTACAGCGATTGGATCGATGCCTGTGAAGCAGCCAACCAGTAG